From the Homo sapiens chromosome 1, GRCh38.p14 Primary Assembly genome, one window contains:
- the SERPINC1 gene encoding antithrombin-III isoform 2 (isoform 2 is encoded by transcript variant 2) — translation MNPMCIYRSPEKKATEDEGSEQKIPEATNRRVWELSKANSRFATTFYQHLADSKNDNDNIFLSPLSISTAFAMTKLGACNDTLQQLMEVFKFDTISEKTSDQIHFFFAKLNCRLYRKANKSSKLVSANRLFGDKSLTFNETYQDISELVYGAKLQPLDFKENAEQSRAAINKWVSNKTEGRITDVIPSEAINELTVLVLVNTIYFKGLWKSKFSPENTRKELFYKADGESCSASMMYQEGKFRYRRVAEGTQVLELPFKGDDITMVLILPKPEKSLAKVEKELTPEVLQEWLDELEEMMLVVHMPRFRIEDGFSLKEQLQDMGLVDLFSPEKSKLPGIVAEGRDDLYVSDAFHKAFLEVNEEGSEAAASTAVVIAGRSLNPNRVTFKANRPFLVFIREVPLNTIIFMGRVANPCVK, via the exons ATGAATCCCATGTGCATTTACCGCTCCCCGGAGAAGAAGGCAACTGAGGATGAGGGCTCAGAACAGAAGATCCCGGAGGCCACCAACCGGCGTGTCTGGGAACTGTCCAAGGCCAATTCCCGCTTTGCTACCACTTTCTATCAGCACCTGGCAGATTCCAAGAATGACAATGATAACATTTTCCTGTCACCCCTGAGTATCTCCACGGCTTTTGCTATGACCaagctgggtgcctgtaatgaCACCCTCCAGCAACTGATGGAG GTATTTAAGTTTGACACCATATCTGAGAAAACATCTGATCAGATCCACTTCTTCTTTGCCAAACTGAACTGCCGACTCTATCGAAAAGCCAACAAATCCTCCAAGTTAGTATCAGCCAATCGCCTTTTTGGAGACAAATCCCTTACCTTCAATGAGACCTACCAGGACATCAGTGAGTTGGTATATGGAGCCAAGCTCCAGCCCCTGGACTTCAAG GAAAATGCAGAGCAATCCAGAGCGGCCATCAACAAATGGGTGTCCAATAAGACCGAAGGCCGAATCACCGATGTCATTCCCTCGGAAGCCATCAATGAGCTCACTGTTCTGGTGCTGGTTAACACCATTTACTTCAAG GGCCTGTGGAAGTCAAAGTTCAGCCCTGAGAACACAAGGAAGGAACTGTTCTACAAGGCTGATGGAGAGTCGTGTTCAGCATCTATGATGTACCAGGAAGGCAAGTTCCGTTATCGGCGCGTGGCTGAAGGCACCCAGGTGCTTGAGTTGCCCTTCAAAGGTGATGACATCACCATGGTCCTCATCTTGCCCAAGCCTGAGAAGAGCCTGGCCAAGGTAGAGAAGGAACTCACCCCAGAGGTGCTGCAAGAGTGGCTGGATGAATTGGAGGAGATGATGCTGGTGGTCCACATGCCCCGCTTCCGCATTGAGGACGGCTTCAGTTTGAAGGAGCAGCTGCAAGACATGGGCCTTGTCGATCTGTTCAGCCCTGAAAAGTCCAAACTCCCAG GTATTGTTGCAGAAGGCCGAGATGACCTCTATGTCTCAGATGCATTCCATAAGGCATTTCTTGAG GTAAATGAAGAAGGCAGTGAAGCAGCTGCAAGTACCGCTGTTGTGATTGCTGGCCGTTCGCTAAACCCCAACAGGGTGACTTTCAAGGCCAACAGGCCTTTCCTGGTTTTTATAAGAGAAGTTCCTCTGAACACTATTATCTTCATGGGCAGAGTAGCCAACCCTTGTGTTAAGTAA
- the SERPINC1 gene encoding antithrombin-III isoform 5 precursor (isoform 5 precursor is encoded by transcript variant 5), translating into MYSNVIGTVTSGKRKVYLLSLLLIGFWDCVTCHGSPVDICTAKPRDIPMNPMCIYRSPEKKATEDEGSEQKIPEATNRRVWELSKANSRFATTFYQHLADSKNDNDNIFLSPLSISTAFAMTKLGACNDTLQQLMEVFKFDTISEKTSDQIHFFFAKLNCRLYRKANKSSKLVSANRLFGDKSLTFNETYQDISELVYGAKLQPLDFKENAEQSRAAINKWVSNKTEGRITDVIPSEAINELTVLVLGLWKSKFSPENTRKELFYKADGESCSASMMYQEGKFRYRRVAEGTQVLELPFKGDDITMVLILPKPEKSLAKVEKELTPEVLQEWLDELEEMMLVVHMPRFRIEDGFSLKEQLQDMGLVDLFSPEKSKLPGIVAEGRDDLYVSDAFHKAFLEVNEEGSEAAASTAVVIAGRSLNPNRVTFKANRPFLVFIREVPLNTIIFMGRVANPCVK; encoded by the exons ATGTATTCCAATGTGATAGGAACTGTAACCTCTGGAAAAAG GAAGGTTTATCTTTTGTCCTTGCTGCTCATTGGCTTCTGGGACTGCGTGACCTGTCACGGGAGCCCTGTGGACATCTGCACAGCCAAGCCGCGGGACATTCCCATGAATCCCATGTGCATTTACCGCTCCCCGGAGAAGAAGGCAACTGAGGATGAGGGCTCAGAACAGAAGATCCCGGAGGCCACCAACCGGCGTGTCTGGGAACTGTCCAAGGCCAATTCCCGCTTTGCTACCACTTTCTATCAGCACCTGGCAGATTCCAAGAATGACAATGATAACATTTTCCTGTCACCCCTGAGTATCTCCACGGCTTTTGCTATGACCaagctgggtgcctgtaatgaCACCCTCCAGCAACTGATGGAG GTATTTAAGTTTGACACCATATCTGAGAAAACATCTGATCAGATCCACTTCTTCTTTGCCAAACTGAACTGCCGACTCTATCGAAAAGCCAACAAATCCTCCAAGTTAGTATCAGCCAATCGCCTTTTTGGAGACAAATCCCTTACCTTCAATGAGACCTACCAGGACATCAGTGAGTTGGTATATGGAGCCAAGCTCCAGCCCCTGGACTTCAAG GAAAATGCAGAGCAATCCAGAGCGGCCATCAACAAATGGGTGTCCAATAAGACCGAAGGCCGAATCACCGATGTCATTCCCTCGGAAGCCATCAATGAGCTCACTGTTCTGGTGCTG GGCCTGTGGAAGTCAAAGTTCAGCCCTGAGAACACAAGGAAGGAACTGTTCTACAAGGCTGATGGAGAGTCGTGTTCAGCATCTATGATGTACCAGGAAGGCAAGTTCCGTTATCGGCGCGTGGCTGAAGGCACCCAGGTGCTTGAGTTGCCCTTCAAAGGTGATGACATCACCATGGTCCTCATCTTGCCCAAGCCTGAGAAGAGCCTGGCCAAGGTAGAGAAGGAACTCACCCCAGAGGTGCTGCAAGAGTGGCTGGATGAATTGGAGGAGATGATGCTGGTGGTCCACATGCCCCGCTTCCGCATTGAGGACGGCTTCAGTTTGAAGGAGCAGCTGCAAGACATGGGCCTTGTCGATCTGTTCAGCCCTGAAAAGTCCAAACTCCCAG GTATTGTTGCAGAAGGCCGAGATGACCTCTATGTCTCAGATGCATTCCATAAGGCATTTCTTGAG GTAAATGAAGAAGGCAGTGAAGCAGCTGCAAGTACCGCTGTTGTGATTGCTGGCCGTTCGCTAAACCCCAACAGGGTGACTTTCAAGGCCAACAGGCCTTTCCTGGTTTTTATAAGAGAAGTTCCTCTGAACACTATTATCTTCATGGGCAGAGTAGCCAACCCTTGTGTTAAGTAA
- the SERPINC1 gene encoding antithrombin-III isoform 3 precursor (isoform 3 precursor is encoded by transcript variant 3): MYSNVIGTVTSGKRKVYLLSLLLIGFWDCVTCHGSPVDICTAKPRDIPMNPMCIYRSPEKKATEDEGSEQKIPEATNRRVWELSKANSRFATTFYQHLADSKNDNDNIFLSPLSISTAFAMTKLGACNDTLQQLMEVFKFDTISEKTSDQIHFFFAKLNCRLYRKANKSSKLVSANRLFGDKSLTFNETYQDISELVYGAKLQPLDFKENAEQSRAAINKWVSNKTEGRITDVIPSEAINELTVLVLVNTIYFKVLRMALERPQGLPLALQLTPFFFKWRDRSPERANGLPKATQGLWKSKFSPENTRKELFYKADGESCSASMMYQEGKFRYRRVAEGTQVLELPFKGDDITMVLILPKPEKSLAKVEKELTPEVLQEWLDELEEMMLVVHMPRFRIEDGFSLKEQLQDMGLVDLFSPEKSKLPGIVAEGRDDLYVSDAFHKAFLEVNEEGSEAAASTAVVIAGRSLNPNRVTFKANRPFLVFIREVPLNTIIFMGRVANPCVK, translated from the exons ATGTATTCCAATGTGATAGGAACTGTAACCTCTGGAAAAAG GAAGGTTTATCTTTTGTCCTTGCTGCTCATTGGCTTCTGGGACTGCGTGACCTGTCACGGGAGCCCTGTGGACATCTGCACAGCCAAGCCGCGGGACATTCCCATGAATCCCATGTGCATTTACCGCTCCCCGGAGAAGAAGGCAACTGAGGATGAGGGCTCAGAACAGAAGATCCCGGAGGCCACCAACCGGCGTGTCTGGGAACTGTCCAAGGCCAATTCCCGCTTTGCTACCACTTTCTATCAGCACCTGGCAGATTCCAAGAATGACAATGATAACATTTTCCTGTCACCCCTGAGTATCTCCACGGCTTTTGCTATGACCaagctgggtgcctgtaatgaCACCCTCCAGCAACTGATGGAG GTATTTAAGTTTGACACCATATCTGAGAAAACATCTGATCAGATCCACTTCTTCTTTGCCAAACTGAACTGCCGACTCTATCGAAAAGCCAACAAATCCTCCAAGTTAGTATCAGCCAATCGCCTTTTTGGAGACAAATCCCTTACCTTCAATGAGACCTACCAGGACATCAGTGAGTTGGTATATGGAGCCAAGCTCCAGCCCCTGGACTTCAAG GAAAATGCAGAGCAATCCAGAGCGGCCATCAACAAATGGGTGTCCAATAAGACCGAAGGCCGAATCACCGATGTCATTCCCTCGGAAGCCATCAATGAGCTCACTGTTCTGGTGCTGGTTAACACCATTTACTTCAAGGTACTCAGAATGGCCCTGGAGAGACCCCAGGGACTTCCTCTTGCTCTTCAGCttaccccctttttttttaaatggcgaGACCGAAGCCCTGAGAGGGCAAATGGACTGCCGAAAGCTACACAG GGCCTGTGGAAGTCAAAGTTCAGCCCTGAGAACACAAGGAAGGAACTGTTCTACAAGGCTGATGGAGAGTCGTGTTCAGCATCTATGATGTACCAGGAAGGCAAGTTCCGTTATCGGCGCGTGGCTGAAGGCACCCAGGTGCTTGAGTTGCCCTTCAAAGGTGATGACATCACCATGGTCCTCATCTTGCCCAAGCCTGAGAAGAGCCTGGCCAAGGTAGAGAAGGAACTCACCCCAGAGGTGCTGCAAGAGTGGCTGGATGAATTGGAGGAGATGATGCTGGTGGTCCACATGCCCCGCTTCCGCATTGAGGACGGCTTCAGTTTGAAGGAGCAGCTGCAAGACATGGGCCTTGTCGATCTGTTCAGCCCTGAAAAGTCCAAACTCCCAG GTATTGTTGCAGAAGGCCGAGATGACCTCTATGTCTCAGATGCATTCCATAAGGCATTTCTTGAG GTAAATGAAGAAGGCAGTGAAGCAGCTGCAAGTACCGCTGTTGTGATTGCTGGCCGTTCGCTAAACCCCAACAGGGTGACTTTCAAGGCCAACAGGCCTTTCCTGGTTTTTATAAGAGAAGTTCCTCTGAACACTATTATCTTCATGGGCAGAGTAGCCAACCCTTGTGTTAAGTAA
- the SERPINC1 gene encoding antithrombin-III isoform 6 precursor (isoform 6 precursor is encoded by transcript variant 6), with amino-acid sequence MYSNVIGTVTSGKRKVYLLSLLLIGFWDCVTCHGSPVDICTAKPRDIPMNPMCIYRSPEKKATEDEGSEQKIPEATNRRVWELSKANSRFATTFYQHLADSKNDNDNIFLSPLSISTAFAMTKLGACNDTLQQLMEVFKFDTISEKTSDQIHFFFAKLNCRLYRKANKSSKLVSANRLFGDKSLTFNETYQDISELVYGAKLQPLDFKENAEQSRAAINKWVSNKTEGRITDVIPSEAINELTVLVLVNTIYFKADGESCSASMMYQEGKFRYRRVAEGTQVLELPFKGDDITMVLILPKPEKSLAKVEKELTPEVLQEWLDELEEMMLVVHMPRFRIEDGFSLKEQLQDMGLVDLFSPEKSKLPGIVAEGRDDLYVSDAFHKAFLEVNEEGSEAAASTAVVIAGRSLNPNRVTFKANRPFLVFIREVPLNTIIFMGRVANPCVK; translated from the exons ATGTATTCCAATGTGATAGGAACTGTAACCTCTGGAAAAAG GAAGGTTTATCTTTTGTCCTTGCTGCTCATTGGCTTCTGGGACTGCGTGACCTGTCACGGGAGCCCTGTGGACATCTGCACAGCCAAGCCGCGGGACATTCCCATGAATCCCATGTGCATTTACCGCTCCCCGGAGAAGAAGGCAACTGAGGATGAGGGCTCAGAACAGAAGATCCCGGAGGCCACCAACCGGCGTGTCTGGGAACTGTCCAAGGCCAATTCCCGCTTTGCTACCACTTTCTATCAGCACCTGGCAGATTCCAAGAATGACAATGATAACATTTTCCTGTCACCCCTGAGTATCTCCACGGCTTTTGCTATGACCaagctgggtgcctgtaatgaCACCCTCCAGCAACTGATGGAG GTATTTAAGTTTGACACCATATCTGAGAAAACATCTGATCAGATCCACTTCTTCTTTGCCAAACTGAACTGCCGACTCTATCGAAAAGCCAACAAATCCTCCAAGTTAGTATCAGCCAATCGCCTTTTTGGAGACAAATCCCTTACCTTCAATGAGACCTACCAGGACATCAGTGAGTTGGTATATGGAGCCAAGCTCCAGCCCCTGGACTTCAAG GAAAATGCAGAGCAATCCAGAGCGGCCATCAACAAATGGGTGTCCAATAAGACCGAAGGCCGAATCACCGATGTCATTCCCTCGGAAGCCATCAATGAGCTCACTGTTCTGGTGCTGGTTAACACCATTTACTTCAAG GCTGATGGAGAGTCGTGTTCAGCATCTATGATGTACCAGGAAGGCAAGTTCCGTTATCGGCGCGTGGCTGAAGGCACCCAGGTGCTTGAGTTGCCCTTCAAAGGTGATGACATCACCATGGTCCTCATCTTGCCCAAGCCTGAGAAGAGCCTGGCCAAGGTAGAGAAGGAACTCACCCCAGAGGTGCTGCAAGAGTGGCTGGATGAATTGGAGGAGATGATGCTGGTGGTCCACATGCCCCGCTTCCGCATTGAGGACGGCTTCAGTTTGAAGGAGCAGCTGCAAGACATGGGCCTTGTCGATCTGTTCAGCCCTGAAAAGTCCAAACTCCCAG GTATTGTTGCAGAAGGCCGAGATGACCTCTATGTCTCAGATGCATTCCATAAGGCATTTCTTGAG GTAAATGAAGAAGGCAGTGAAGCAGCTGCAAGTACCGCTGTTGTGATTGCTGGCCGTTCGCTAAACCCCAACAGGGTGACTTTCAAGGCCAACAGGCCTTTCCTGGTTTTTATAAGAGAAGTTCCTCTGAACACTATTATCTTCATGGGCAGAGTAGCCAACCCTTGTGTTAAGTAA
- the SERPINC1 gene encoding antithrombin-III isoform 4 (isoform 4 is encoded by transcript variant 4), translating into MYSNVIGTPAFHISLGAAASLRLCTSVLERAAELDSDHARRKVYLLSLLLIGFWDCVTCHGSPVDICTAKPRDIPMNPMCIYRSPEKKATEDEGSEQKIPEATNRRVWELSKANSRFATTFYQHLADSKNDNDNIFLSPLSISTAFAMTKLGACNDTLQQLMEVFKFDTISEKTSDQIHFFFAKLNCRLYRKANKSSKLVSANRLFGDKSLTFNETYQDISELVYGAKLQPLDFKENAEQSRAAINKWVSNKTEGRITDVIPSEAINELTVLVLVNTIYFKGLWKSKFSPENTRKELFYKADGESCSASMMYQEGKFRYRRVAEGTQVLELPFKGDDITMVLILPKPEKSLAKVEKELTPEVLQEWLDELEEMMLVVHMPRFRIEDGFSLKEQLQDMGLVDLFSPEKSKLPGIVAEGRDDLYVSDAFHKAFLEVNEEGSEAAASTAVVIAGRSLNPNRVTFKANRPFLVFIREVPLNTIIFMGRVANPCVK; encoded by the exons ATGTATTCCAATGTGATAGGAACT CCTGCCTTCCACATCTCCCTTGGTGCCGCTGCTTCTCTCCGGCTTTGCACCTCTGTTCTTGAAAGGGCTGCAGAACTGGACTCAGACCACGCAAGAAG GAAGGTTTATCTTTTGTCCTTGCTGCTCATTGGCTTCTGGGACTGCGTGACCTGTCACGGGAGCCCTGTGGACATCTGCACAGCCAAGCCGCGGGACATTCCCATGAATCCCATGTGCATTTACCGCTCCCCGGAGAAGAAGGCAACTGAGGATGAGGGCTCAGAACAGAAGATCCCGGAGGCCACCAACCGGCGTGTCTGGGAACTGTCCAAGGCCAATTCCCGCTTTGCTACCACTTTCTATCAGCACCTGGCAGATTCCAAGAATGACAATGATAACATTTTCCTGTCACCCCTGAGTATCTCCACGGCTTTTGCTATGACCaagctgggtgcctgtaatgaCACCCTCCAGCAACTGATGGAG GTATTTAAGTTTGACACCATATCTGAGAAAACATCTGATCAGATCCACTTCTTCTTTGCCAAACTGAACTGCCGACTCTATCGAAAAGCCAACAAATCCTCCAAGTTAGTATCAGCCAATCGCCTTTTTGGAGACAAATCCCTTACCTTCAATGAGACCTACCAGGACATCAGTGAGTTGGTATATGGAGCCAAGCTCCAGCCCCTGGACTTCAAG GAAAATGCAGAGCAATCCAGAGCGGCCATCAACAAATGGGTGTCCAATAAGACCGAAGGCCGAATCACCGATGTCATTCCCTCGGAAGCCATCAATGAGCTCACTGTTCTGGTGCTGGTTAACACCATTTACTTCAAG GGCCTGTGGAAGTCAAAGTTCAGCCCTGAGAACACAAGGAAGGAACTGTTCTACAAGGCTGATGGAGAGTCGTGTTCAGCATCTATGATGTACCAGGAAGGCAAGTTCCGTTATCGGCGCGTGGCTGAAGGCACCCAGGTGCTTGAGTTGCCCTTCAAAGGTGATGACATCACCATGGTCCTCATCTTGCCCAAGCCTGAGAAGAGCCTGGCCAAGGTAGAGAAGGAACTCACCCCAGAGGTGCTGCAAGAGTGGCTGGATGAATTGGAGGAGATGATGCTGGTGGTCCACATGCCCCGCTTCCGCATTGAGGACGGCTTCAGTTTGAAGGAGCAGCTGCAAGACATGGGCCTTGTCGATCTGTTCAGCCCTGAAAAGTCCAAACTCCCAG GTATTGTTGCAGAAGGCCGAGATGACCTCTATGTCTCAGATGCATTCCATAAGGCATTTCTTGAG GTAAATGAAGAAGGCAGTGAAGCAGCTGCAAGTACCGCTGTTGTGATTGCTGGCCGTTCGCTAAACCCCAACAGGGTGACTTTCAAGGCCAACAGGCCTTTCCTGGTTTTTATAAGAGAAGTTCCTCTGAACACTATTATCTTCATGGGCAGAGTAGCCAACCCTTGTGTTAAGTAA
- the SERPINC1 gene encoding antithrombin-III isoform 1 precursor (isoform 1 precursor is encoded by transcript variant 1), whose amino-acid sequence MYSNVIGTVTSGKRKVYLLSLLLIGFWDCVTCHGSPVDICTAKPRDIPMNPMCIYRSPEKKATEDEGSEQKIPEATNRRVWELSKANSRFATTFYQHLADSKNDNDNIFLSPLSISTAFAMTKLGACNDTLQQLMEVFKFDTISEKTSDQIHFFFAKLNCRLYRKANKSSKLVSANRLFGDKSLTFNETYQDISELVYGAKLQPLDFKENAEQSRAAINKWVSNKTEGRITDVIPSEAINELTVLVLVNTIYFKGLWKSKFSPENTRKELFYKADGESCSASMMYQEGKFRYRRVAEGTQVLELPFKGDDITMVLILPKPEKSLAKVEKELTPEVLQEWLDELEEMMLVVHMPRFRIEDGFSLKEQLQDMGLVDLFSPEKSKLPGIVAEGRDDLYVSDAFHKAFLEVNEEGSEAAASTAVVIAGRSLNPNRVTFKANRPFLVFIREVPLNTIIFMGRVANPCVK is encoded by the exons ATGTATTCCAATGTGATAGGAACTGTAACCTCTGGAAAAAG GAAGGTTTATCTTTTGTCCTTGCTGCTCATTGGCTTCTGGGACTGCGTGACCTGTCACGGGAGCCCTGTGGACATCTGCACAGCCAAGCCGCGGGACATTCCCATGAATCCCATGTGCATTTACCGCTCCCCGGAGAAGAAGGCAACTGAGGATGAGGGCTCAGAACAGAAGATCCCGGAGGCCACCAACCGGCGTGTCTGGGAACTGTCCAAGGCCAATTCCCGCTTTGCTACCACTTTCTATCAGCACCTGGCAGATTCCAAGAATGACAATGATAACATTTTCCTGTCACCCCTGAGTATCTCCACGGCTTTTGCTATGACCaagctgggtgcctgtaatgaCACCCTCCAGCAACTGATGGAG GTATTTAAGTTTGACACCATATCTGAGAAAACATCTGATCAGATCCACTTCTTCTTTGCCAAACTGAACTGCCGACTCTATCGAAAAGCCAACAAATCCTCCAAGTTAGTATCAGCCAATCGCCTTTTTGGAGACAAATCCCTTACCTTCAATGAGACCTACCAGGACATCAGTGAGTTGGTATATGGAGCCAAGCTCCAGCCCCTGGACTTCAAG GAAAATGCAGAGCAATCCAGAGCGGCCATCAACAAATGGGTGTCCAATAAGACCGAAGGCCGAATCACCGATGTCATTCCCTCGGAAGCCATCAATGAGCTCACTGTTCTGGTGCTGGTTAACACCATTTACTTCAAG GGCCTGTGGAAGTCAAAGTTCAGCCCTGAGAACACAAGGAAGGAACTGTTCTACAAGGCTGATGGAGAGTCGTGTTCAGCATCTATGATGTACCAGGAAGGCAAGTTCCGTTATCGGCGCGTGGCTGAAGGCACCCAGGTGCTTGAGTTGCCCTTCAAAGGTGATGACATCACCATGGTCCTCATCTTGCCCAAGCCTGAGAAGAGCCTGGCCAAGGTAGAGAAGGAACTCACCCCAGAGGTGCTGCAAGAGTGGCTGGATGAATTGGAGGAGATGATGCTGGTGGTCCACATGCCCCGCTTCCGCATTGAGGACGGCTTCAGTTTGAAGGAGCAGCTGCAAGACATGGGCCTTGTCGATCTGTTCAGCCCTGAAAAGTCCAAACTCCCAG GTATTGTTGCAGAAGGCCGAGATGACCTCTATGTCTCAGATGCATTCCATAAGGCATTTCTTGAG GTAAATGAAGAAGGCAGTGAAGCAGCTGCAAGTACCGCTGTTGTGATTGCTGGCCGTTCGCTAAACCCCAACAGGGTGACTTTCAAGGCCAACAGGCCTTTCCTGGTTTTTATAAGAGAAGTTCCTCTGAACACTATTATCTTCATGGGCAGAGTAGCCAACCCTTGTGTTAAGTAA
- the SERPINC1 gene encoding antithrombin-III isoform 7 precursor (isoform 7 precursor is encoded by transcript variant 7), with amino-acid sequence MYSNVIGTVTSGKRKVYLLSLLLIGFWDCVTCHGSPVDICTAKPRDIPMNPMCIYRSPEKKATEDEGSEQKIPEATNRRVWELSKANSRFATTFYQHLADSKNDNDNIFLSPLSISTAFAMTKLGACNDTLQQLMEENAEQSRAAINKWVSNKTEGRITDVIPSEAINELTVLVLVNTIYFKGLWKSKFSPENTRKELFYKADGESCSASMMYQEGKFRYRRVAEGTQVLELPFKGDDITMVLILPKPEKSLAKVEKELTPEVLQEWLDELEEMMLVVHMPRFRIEDGFSLKEQLQDMGLVDLFSPEKSKLPGIVAEGRDDLYVSDAFHKAFLEVNEEGSEAAASTAVVIAGRSLNPNRVTFKANRPFLVFIREVPLNTIIFMGRVANPCVK; translated from the exons ATGTATTCCAATGTGATAGGAACTGTAACCTCTGGAAAAAG GAAGGTTTATCTTTTGTCCTTGCTGCTCATTGGCTTCTGGGACTGCGTGACCTGTCACGGGAGCCCTGTGGACATCTGCACAGCCAAGCCGCGGGACATTCCCATGAATCCCATGTGCATTTACCGCTCCCCGGAGAAGAAGGCAACTGAGGATGAGGGCTCAGAACAGAAGATCCCGGAGGCCACCAACCGGCGTGTCTGGGAACTGTCCAAGGCCAATTCCCGCTTTGCTACCACTTTCTATCAGCACCTGGCAGATTCCAAGAATGACAATGATAACATTTTCCTGTCACCCCTGAGTATCTCCACGGCTTTTGCTATGACCaagctgggtgcctgtaatgaCACCCTCCAGCAACTGATGGAG GAAAATGCAGAGCAATCCAGAGCGGCCATCAACAAATGGGTGTCCAATAAGACCGAAGGCCGAATCACCGATGTCATTCCCTCGGAAGCCATCAATGAGCTCACTGTTCTGGTGCTGGTTAACACCATTTACTTCAAG GGCCTGTGGAAGTCAAAGTTCAGCCCTGAGAACACAAGGAAGGAACTGTTCTACAAGGCTGATGGAGAGTCGTGTTCAGCATCTATGATGTACCAGGAAGGCAAGTTCCGTTATCGGCGCGTGGCTGAAGGCACCCAGGTGCTTGAGTTGCCCTTCAAAGGTGATGACATCACCATGGTCCTCATCTTGCCCAAGCCTGAGAAGAGCCTGGCCAAGGTAGAGAAGGAACTCACCCCAGAGGTGCTGCAAGAGTGGCTGGATGAATTGGAGGAGATGATGCTGGTGGTCCACATGCCCCGCTTCCGCATTGAGGACGGCTTCAGTTTGAAGGAGCAGCTGCAAGACATGGGCCTTGTCGATCTGTTCAGCCCTGAAAAGTCCAAACTCCCAG GTATTGTTGCAGAAGGCCGAGATGACCTCTATGTCTCAGATGCATTCCATAAGGCATTTCTTGAG GTAAATGAAGAAGGCAGTGAAGCAGCTGCAAGTACCGCTGTTGTGATTGCTGGCCGTTCGCTAAACCCCAACAGGGTGACTTTCAAGGCCAACAGGCCTTTCCTGGTTTTTATAAGAGAAGTTCCTCTGAACACTATTATCTTCATGGGCAGAGTAGCCAACCCTTGTGTTAAGTAA